A segment of the Lolium perenne isolate Kyuss_39 chromosome 3, Kyuss_2.0, whole genome shotgun sequence genome:
TCTTAATAGGATAACAGTTTATAAAGTTATTAATGAAACATGATGGAATATACTTAGCATTACACTACAAACATGCaatgtaatttttttttgttgttaTCATATTATTATATAAAAAAACTGCAAAACTAGCATAGACACATCAGTACCATTTGTTCATTATTTAGTGGTGTCAACTTCCACTCCTGAACTTCTATGTATGTACAGATGATCCCTATTACTGATGGCCCTATGTTTACTGAGTTTATTCTTTTGCACAGGAAAGCTGACAAAGTTCTTTCAAGCACTTCAAATAGCTTGGGTTGGTGTTGGTCTAGGATTAGGCACTGCCAGACTTGGTTTAGAGGATGACTTCTTTCATAGCTTGATGCTCTGAAGTAACTATAATCCTGTCATTTCTAAGATGTAGTACTCAGTTTTGAGAGAGTAAACTACTTCAGGAGATGTATTGCTGGCTTGACAAAGTGGCAGGGAATTGCTATCTCAATCTGTGTTGCTGCAACACTTGGTTGATTCTTGTAGGACCAAAATGGAAGTTGCAACAAAGTGCAGGAGTGAACAAACTATGATAATGAGACATTTGACATATCATTCTAAACAGAAACTGTTATAGTACATAAATATGAAAATGTAGTGTATAAACTCAGAAAGTATTTTGTTTGCTGACGTAATTACATCTCACAGTAATGCATGCAATAAGGACTTGTTCATTAAAGCAACTTAAATAATACAGCATATTTTTAGCTAAAGCTGAAAAGGGGCCTATGTGTTCTATGTATGCTGCAAAAGAAGAAGCAAGAGGAAACAAGTAATCAGTAACTATCAAGTAAGAAGCTCGTGCAGTCAGGAAATGGTTCCCGTACCTGTAACCAAAGGTGAAAGGCTTGTTCAGTTTGGATCATAAGAACAAATCTCTCATGCAACGTTGATTTGAAAGATCGGCTATCTCAATTTTGACCTTCCGCACACAAACACCGCCTATTTTATTAAAAAATATGTCTTAATGCTTACAGTATTGTTCTTCTTCAGTATCATTCAGTGCATCAGCAGGGAGCAAGACATAACCAATGGATTTCATGTCAGTGGTAATATCACATAATACTTTACATATCTCATGTAAGGACGGATGAGAACCATCTCTGGAAGTGAACTCATGAACCATGCCATCAAGTTCAATGGAACTTGCCCCTGGCACATTTGTTAAGCCGCCGTCTTTCATCGCCTTTCGAAGTTTGCTCACGTCATCCCACCTCTCCTGCTCTGCATAAGTATTTGACAGGAGAATATAGTTCCCACTATTGTGAGGCTCGAGCCGAATTAGATGCAACAAAGCTTGTTCCCCAAGCTCAGCATCACCGTGGGTGCGAGCGGCAGCAAGAAGAGCTCCCCATATCGCTGCGTTTGCCATGAAAGGCATGCCCTTAACCAAGTCCTGAGCTTCCATCAGACAACCAGCACGGCCGAGTAAATCGACCATGCACCCATAATGCTCGACTCGCGGCTTGATCCCGTACCGAGATGTCATGATTTTGAAATACCAGCGACCCAGATCGGTCAGCCCAATGTGGCTACAGGCTGACAGGATGGCAAGAAAAGTGACGTCGTTCGGCGCCACGTTCTCCCTCTCCATCCGGCGGAACATCTCAACAGCTTCCGAGCCCAGGCCATGCAACGCGAACCCGGCGATCACCGTCGTCCAGGTCACGACGCTCTTCTGCTCCATGCCGTCAAACACCTCGACCGCCCTCCCGACGCACCCGCACTTGAGGTACATGTCGATGACCGCGTTCATCAGCGGTATATGCCAGCATAGGCCCCGCTTCACGACGGACCGGTGCACCCATTCCCCCAGATCAACCGCGCCGAGATTCCCGC
Coding sequences within it:
- the LOC127342426 gene encoding pentatricopeptide repeat-containing protein At5g56310-like, with the protein product MPPPPPLPPALHRAFSLLARLESPRHLLQAHAFLLPRGGHHNARLLSALLLASLRLPLRRHALALLRTVHPSLSLNAAARIPHLRATLGPQLHSLAVRAGLASDAHVSTSLIQTYFSCGSVASARTVFDETLHKDIFCWNVTVSGYVKSGNLACARDLFDAMPRRNVVSWTTLIGAYAQMKRPAEAIEVFRRMQLEEGIQPDGVALLSVLSACGNLGAVDLGEWVHRSVVKRGLCWHIPLMNAVIDMYLKCGCVGRAVEVFDGMEQKSVVTWTTVIAGFALHGLGSEAVEMFRRMERENVAPNDVTFLAILSACSHIGLTDLGRWYFKIMTSRYGIKPRVEHYGCMVDLLGRAGCLMEAQDLVKGMPFMANAAIWGALLAAARTHGDAELGEQALLHLIRLEPHNSGNYILLSNTYAEQERWDDVSKLRKAMKDGGLTNVPGASSIELDGMVHEFTSRDGSHPSLHEICKVLCDITTDMKSIGYVLLPADALNDTEEEQYCKH